From Azospirillum baldaniorum, the proteins below share one genomic window:
- a CDS encoding phytochelatin synthase family protein, whose amino-acid sequence MKAPFRSALLALLTVACLAGPPAAAQDAQSETKPKFGPDAVPMTDDRDYLRRGGAPDFWAMMPYYTAQQTGSACSVASVAMMINALRGLPPLSSNRLVTQARVLNEVDDDGWKAGTAENGDGVSFADFAGLVQRSVDAFGLDATVEVFRPKDTSPETLDELRRILDENERDDSDIILLAYDQGTLTGDATVGHIAPLGAYDAETHRVLVMDVDRLWYVPYWSSDEKLLEAMVKPDRSDPTGSGLIHVRLKDARPKGRTAG is encoded by the coding sequence ATGAAGGCACCGTTCCGCTCGGCTCTGTTGGCCCTGTTGACCGTCGCGTGTCTGGCCGGCCCCCCCGCCGCGGCGCAGGACGCGCAGAGCGAGACCAAGCCGAAGTTCGGCCCGGACGCCGTGCCGATGACCGATGACCGCGACTATCTGCGCAGGGGCGGGGCGCCGGACTTCTGGGCGATGATGCCTTATTACACGGCCCAGCAAACGGGCAGCGCCTGTTCGGTCGCCAGCGTGGCGATGATGATCAACGCGCTGCGCGGCCTGCCGCCGCTCTCGTCCAACCGGCTGGTCACCCAGGCGCGGGTGCTGAACGAGGTGGACGACGACGGATGGAAGGCGGGCACGGCGGAGAACGGGGACGGTGTGTCCTTCGCCGATTTCGCCGGGCTGGTCCAGAGGTCGGTGGACGCCTTCGGGCTGGACGCTACGGTGGAGGTCTTCCGGCCCAAGGACACCTCGCCGGAGACGCTGGACGAGCTGCGGCGCATCCTCGATGAGAACGAGCGCGACGACAGCGACATCATCCTGCTGGCCTACGACCAGGGCACGCTGACCGGCGATGCCACGGTGGGCCACATCGCGCCGCTCGGCGCCTACGACGCGGAGACCCACCGGGTGCTGGTCATGGACGTGGACCGGCTGTGGTACGTGCCCTACTGGTCGAGCGACGAGAAGCTGCTGGAGGCGATGGTCAAGCCCGACCGTTCCGACCCCACGGGCAGCGGCTTGATCCATGTCCGGCTGAAGGATGCCCGGCCGAAGGGGCGGACGGCCGGATAA
- a CDS encoding DUF485 domain-containing protein: MSDEIYERVLSNPKFAAMTASRARFSWRLALIVLAVYYAFVFASALAPDLMARPLAEGMTFPVGLAAGIVITVFCSLMTGVYVLRANSRYDAMNRDLLNEVGR; the protein is encoded by the coding sequence ATGTCCGACGAGATTTACGAGCGGGTGCTGTCCAACCCGAAGTTCGCCGCGATGACGGCGAGCCGCGCGCGCTTCAGCTGGCGGCTGGCGCTGATCGTTCTGGCGGTCTACTACGCCTTCGTGTTCGCCTCGGCGCTGGCGCCCGACCTGATGGCGCGCCCGCTGGCCGAGGGCATGACTTTCCCGGTCGGGCTGGCCGCCGGCATCGTCATCACCGTCTTCTGCTCGCTGATGACCGGCGTCTACGTCCTGCGCGCCAACAGCCGCTACGACGCGATGAACCGCGACCTGCTGAACGAGGTGGGCCGATGA
- a CDS encoding cation acetate symporter codes for MSAARLLAAASAALLPVLVAGPVHAAAIDGAVERQPVNVTAIAMFLLFVAGTLGITYWASKRTRSASDFYTAGGGISGFQNGLAIAGDYMSAAAFLGLSGMVFAKGFDGVIYTIGFLVGWPLMLFLIAERLRNLGRFTFADVASYRLGQTPIRSLAAVGSLTVVCFYLIAQMVGAGKLIQLLFGLDYTYAVVMVGVLMILYVTFGGMLATTWVQIIKAVMLLGGCTVLVGLALAQFGFNPERLLQQAVAAHAANAAILRPSAAMADPIAAVSLSLALMCGPAGLPHILMRFFTVPDAKEARKSVVYATGFIGYFFILTVTIGFLAIVIVGTNPAYLDAAGKILGGGNMAAIHLSKAIGGNLFLGFISAVAFATILAVVAGLTLAGASAVSHDLYARVLKKGNATEASEMRVSRLATLALGVIAITLGLLFENQNIAFMVGLAFGLAASVNFPVLILSIFWKGLTTRGAFIGGFAGLVSCVAFVVLGPTVWVSVFKFPAPIFPYEHPALFSMVIAFATTWLFSVTDRSARAAAEAKAYEYQYIRSETGLGAASAASH; via the coding sequence ATGAGCGCCGCGCGTCTTCTGGCTGCCGCCTCCGCCGCGCTGCTGCCGGTTCTGGTCGCCGGGCCTGTCCACGCCGCCGCCATCGACGGCGCGGTGGAGCGCCAGCCGGTCAATGTGACGGCCATCGCCATGTTCCTGCTGTTCGTCGCGGGCACGCTGGGCATCACCTACTGGGCGTCCAAGCGCACCCGCTCGGCGTCGGACTTCTACACCGCGGGCGGCGGCATCAGCGGCTTTCAGAACGGGCTGGCCATCGCGGGTGACTACATGTCGGCGGCGGCCTTCCTCGGCCTGTCGGGCATGGTCTTCGCCAAGGGCTTCGACGGGGTGATCTACACCATCGGCTTCCTGGTCGGCTGGCCGCTGATGCTGTTCCTGATCGCCGAGCGGCTGCGCAACCTGGGCCGCTTCACCTTCGCCGACGTGGCCTCCTACCGGCTGGGCCAGACGCCGATCCGCTCGCTGGCCGCGGTCGGGTCGCTGACCGTGGTCTGCTTCTACCTGATCGCGCAGATGGTCGGGGCGGGCAAGCTGATCCAGCTCCTGTTCGGGCTGGACTACACCTACGCCGTGGTGATGGTCGGCGTGCTGATGATCCTGTACGTGACCTTCGGCGGCATGCTCGCCACGACCTGGGTGCAGATCATCAAGGCGGTGATGCTGCTCGGCGGCTGCACCGTGCTGGTCGGGCTGGCGCTGGCGCAGTTCGGCTTCAACCCGGAGCGGCTGCTCCAGCAGGCCGTCGCCGCCCACGCCGCGAACGCCGCCATCCTGCGCCCCAGCGCCGCCATGGCCGATCCCATCGCCGCGGTGTCGCTCAGCCTCGCGCTGATGTGCGGACCGGCGGGGCTGCCGCACATCCTGATGCGCTTCTTCACCGTTCCCGACGCGAAGGAGGCGCGCAAGTCGGTCGTCTACGCCACCGGCTTCATCGGCTACTTCTTCATCCTGACGGTGACCATCGGCTTCCTCGCCATCGTGATCGTCGGCACCAACCCGGCCTATCTGGACGCGGCGGGCAAGATCCTGGGCGGCGGCAACATGGCGGCCATCCACCTGTCCAAGGCCATCGGCGGCAACCTCTTCCTGGGCTTCATCTCGGCGGTCGCCTTCGCCACCATCCTGGCGGTGGTCGCCGGCCTGACCCTGGCCGGCGCGTCGGCGGTCAGCCACGACCTCTACGCCCGCGTCCTCAAGAAGGGCAACGCCACCGAGGCGTCGGAGATGCGGGTGTCGCGCCTCGCCACGCTGGCGCTGGGCGTCATCGCCATCACGCTGGGCCTGCTGTTCGAGAACCAGAACATCGCCTTCATGGTCGGGCTGGCCTTCGGTCTGGCGGCCTCGGTCAACTTCCCGGTGCTGATCCTGTCGATCTTCTGGAAGGGGCTGACCACGCGCGGCGCCTTCATCGGCGGTTTCGCCGGTCTGGTGAGCTGCGTCGCCTTCGTGGTGCTGGGGCCGACCGTGTGGGTCAGCGTCTTCAAGTTCCCGGCGCCGATCTTCCCCTACGAGCATCCGGCGCTGTTCTCGATGGTCATCGCCTTCGCGACGACCTGGCTCTTCTCGGTCACCGACCGCAGCGCGCGGGCGGCGGCGGAGGCGAAGGCCTACGAGTACCAGTACATCCGCTCGGAAACCGGCCTGGGCGCGGCCAGCGCGGCCTCGCACTGA
- a CDS encoding TRAP transporter substrate-binding protein, giving the protein MKRRSFLASAGVGLAASTVVAAPAIAQSQPEIKWRMASSYPKSLDTIFGGAELIARRVAAATDNKFQIRTFAAGEIVPALQVLDAVQNGTIECGQSAAYFYIGKDPTFCFDTAMPFGLNTRQHISWMMHGGGLELMRELFREHNIYNIPAGNTTAQMGGWFRKEIKTVEDLSGLKMRVGGLAGQIMGKLGLVPQQIGGGDIYPALERGTIDAAEFVGPYDDEKLGFHKVAKYYYSPGWWEGSAQIPLMINITAWEQLPESYKTILEQACWEANTWMIAKYDAVNAAALKRLVAGGAQLRAFPRDVMMACEKIANELYDELSAKNPRFKKVYEAWKPFRDEERLWFRVAENSFDSYVYSQSAQRR; this is encoded by the coding sequence ATGAAACGTCGTTCCTTCCTCGCCAGCGCCGGTGTCGGTCTGGCCGCCAGCACCGTCGTCGCCGCACCAGCCATCGCGCAGAGCCAGCCCGAGATCAAGTGGCGCATGGCGTCGAGCTACCCCAAGAGCCTCGACACCATCTTCGGCGGGGCGGAGCTGATCGCGCGCCGGGTCGCCGCCGCCACCGACAACAAGTTCCAGATCCGCACCTTCGCGGCGGGCGAGATCGTGCCGGCGCTCCAGGTGCTGGACGCGGTGCAGAACGGCACGATCGAGTGCGGCCAGTCCGCGGCCTACTTCTACATCGGCAAGGACCCGACCTTCTGCTTCGACACGGCCATGCCCTTCGGCCTGAACACGCGCCAGCACATCTCCTGGATGATGCACGGCGGCGGGTTGGAGCTGATGCGCGAGCTGTTCCGGGAGCACAATATCTACAACATCCCCGCCGGCAACACGACGGCCCAGATGGGCGGCTGGTTCCGCAAGGAAATCAAGACGGTGGAGGACCTCAGCGGCCTCAAGATGCGGGTCGGCGGGCTGGCCGGGCAGATCATGGGCAAGCTGGGCCTCGTCCCGCAGCAGATCGGCGGCGGCGACATCTACCCGGCGCTGGAGCGCGGCACCATCGACGCGGCGGAGTTCGTCGGCCCCTACGACGACGAGAAGCTGGGCTTCCACAAGGTCGCCAAATACTACTACTCGCCAGGCTGGTGGGAAGGCTCCGCCCAGATCCCGCTGATGATCAACATCACCGCGTGGGAGCAGCTTCCGGAGTCCTACAAGACGATCCTGGAGCAGGCCTGCTGGGAGGCCAACACCTGGATGATCGCCAAGTACGACGCCGTCAACGCCGCGGCGCTGAAGCGTCTGGTGGCCGGCGGAGCCCAGCTCCGCGCCTTCCCGCGCGACGTCATGATGGCCTGCGAGAAAATCGCCAACGAGCTGTACGACGAGCTGTCGGCGAAGAACCCGCGCTTCAAGAAGGTCTACGAGGCGTGGAAGCCCTTCCGCGACGAGGAGCGGCTGTGGTTCCGCGTCGCCGAGAACAGCTTCGACTCCTACGTCTACTCCCAGTCGGCGCAGCGCCGCTGA
- a CDS encoding OsmC family protein: MDAQDLRALQAPLKDKYKDAPETAVVTLKARGALDDSGIACKVETGRALVEAGLHPATGGPGTQACSGDMLLEALVACAGVTLKAVATALEFKLRGGTVSAEGDLDFRGTLGVAKDAPVGFRAIRLRFDLDTDEPAERIATLTKLTERYCVVYQTLANPPPMALSIETGA; the protein is encoded by the coding sequence ATGGATGCACAGGATCTGCGCGCGCTCCAGGCGCCGCTGAAGGACAAGTACAAGGACGCCCCGGAGACGGCGGTGGTCACGCTGAAGGCGCGGGGGGCGCTGGACGATTCCGGCATCGCCTGCAAGGTCGAGACGGGCCGCGCGCTGGTGGAGGCCGGTCTGCATCCGGCGACCGGCGGGCCGGGCACGCAGGCTTGCTCCGGCGACATGCTGCTGGAGGCGCTGGTGGCCTGCGCGGGCGTGACGCTGAAGGCGGTCGCCACGGCGCTGGAGTTCAAGCTGCGCGGCGGCACCGTGTCGGCGGAAGGCGACCTGGATTTCCGCGGCACGCTGGGCGTGGCCAAGGACGCGCCGGTCGGCTTCCGCGCCATCCGCCTGCGCTTCGACCTGGACACCGACGAGCCGGCGGAGCGCATCGCCACCCTGACCAAGCTGACCGAGCGTTATTGCGTCGTCTACCAGACGCTGGCCAACCCACCGCCGATGGCGCTGTCCATCGAGACGGGGGCCTGA